Below is a genomic region from Cryptosporangium minutisporangium.
CCGGAGTACCGGAACCTGGTGACGGTCTCCGGTGTGCTCGTCGACGGCCGGACGCTGAGCGTGTCCGGCACCCTGTCCGGTCCGCGCCTCGTCCAGAAGCTCACGAGCATCGACGGGTTCGACATCGACCTCGTGCCCGACGGGCACCTGCTGTTCCTGCAGTACACCGACCGTCCCGGTGTGGTCGGGACGCTCGGCGTGCTGCTCGGGGACGCCGGGGTGAACATCGCCGGCATGCAGGTGGCCCGGGCGTTCAGCGGCGGCGAGTCGCTGATGGCGCTCGCCGTCGATCAGGTGGTGCCGGGCGACCTCGTGCAGCGGCTGGCGGCGGCCATAGGAGCACACGCGGCAAGCACCGTCGACCTGTCCGCAGTGTGAGACCTGCGTACCGAAGCTTGGGAATCCTCCGCTAAGGTGGCGCCATGAGCACGAACCTCGCGGTGATCGGCGGAGACGGTATCGGCCCCGAGGTGGTGGCCGAGGGACTGAAGGTGCTCGGCGCAGTGCTGCCGGGCGTCAGCACCACCGAGTACGACCTCGGTGCCCGCCGCTACCACGCCACCGGTGAAGTCCTGCCCGACTCGGTCCAGGACGAGCTGGCCGGCCACGACGCGATCCTGCTCGGCGCCGTCGGCGACCCGGGCGTCCCGCCGGGCGTCCTCGAGCGGGGGCTGCTGCTCAAGCTGCGGTTCGCGTTCGACCACTTCGTCAACTTGCGCCCGGCGCGGCTCTACCCGGGTGTGTCCAGCCCGCTCAACGGTGTGAAGCCTGGCGACATCGACTTCGTGGTGGTCCGCGAGGGCACCGAGGGCCTCTACGTCGGCGCCGGCGGTGTGCTCGCCAAGGGCACTCCGCGCGAGGTCGCCACCGAGGAGAGCCTCAACTCCCGCAGCGGCGTCGAGCGCGTGGTCCGGGACGCCTACGCCCGCGCTGCGGCCCGCCCACGGCGGAAGCTGACCCTCGTCCACAAGAACAACGTGCTGGTGAACGCAGGGAACCTGTGGGCACGGACCTTCGCCGAGGTGGGCAAGGAGTTCCCGGACGTCGCCACTGACTACCTGCACGTCGACGCGGCGAGCATGTTCTTCATCACCCAGCCGCAGCGCTTCGACGTCGTGGTCACCGACAACCTGTTCGGCGACATCCTGACCGACATCGCGGCCGCGATCAGCGGCGGCATCGGGCTGGCCGCGAGCGGCAACATCAACCCGACCAAGGCGTTCCCGTCGATGTTCGAGCCGGTGCACGGCTCGGCGCCGGACATCGCCGGCCAGGGCATCGCCGACCCGACCGCCACGATCCTGTCGGTGTCGCTGCTGCTGCAGCACCTCGGCCACACCGAGGCGGCAACCCAGGTCGAAAACGCCGTCGCCGACGATCTGGCCGCGCGCGAGCCGGGCGTACCCGTACGCACCGCGGAGGTAGGCGACCGGATCGCCTCGCGCGTGAGCTGACGCTCGTCTTCGACGACCCGGGGCCACGCGGCCCCGGGTCGTTCGTCGTTCCGGGACCGCTGGCCGCCACCGCCGCCTGAACGGGCGGTAAATTCGAGTCGGCCCCCTTCGTGGTCGGGCCGACCCTCAGCGAAGCGGAAGGACCGCCATGAGCAGCACCCTGGACTTCGACGTTCGCCCGACCACGAACCCGGCCACCGCCGAGGAACGGGCCGCCCTGCTGGTCGACCCCGGCTTCGGGCGGGTCTTCACCGACCACATGGTGACGATCCGGTACGCGGAGGGGAAGGGCTGGTACGACGCCCGCCTCGAGCCCTACGGCCCGATCAGCCTCGACCCGGCCACCGCCGCCCTGCACTACGGGCAGGAGATCTTCGAGGGCCTCAAGGTCTACCGCCACCCCGACGGTGGGCTCGGGCTGTTCCGGCCGGAGCAGAACGCCCGCCGGTTCAACCGGTCGGCGGCGCGACTGGCGATGCCGCAGCTCCCCGAGGAACTGTTCCTCGAGTCGATCCGGGTGCTGGTCGAGCGCGATCAGGAGTGGGTGCCCAGCGCGCCCGAGACGAGCCTCTACCTGCGGCCGTTCATGTTCGCGACCGACCCGTACCTGGGCGTCCGTCCGGCGCAGGAGTACCTGTACGTGCTGATCGCCTCCCCGGTCGGTGCGTACTTCCCGCGCGGCGTCGAGCCGGTGAGCGTCTGGCTCTCCACCGACTTCACCCGGGCCGCGCCGGGCGGCACCGGCGAGGCCAAGTGCGCGGGTAACTACGCCGCGAGCCTGGTCGCCCAGGCCCAGGCCGCCGCGCAGGGCTGCGACCAGGTCGTCTGGCTCGACGCGATCGAGCACAAGTACATCGAAGAGATGGGCGGGATGAACCTGTACTTCGTCTTCGATGACAACACCCTCGTCACGCCCGAGCTCAACGGGTCGCTGCTGCCTGGCGTCACCCGGGACAGCATCCTGCTGCTCGCCGAAGAGTTCGGACTGCGTACCGAGGTCCGGCGGATCTCCACCGACGAGTGGCGCGAGGCGGCCGCCAGCGGGCGGATGACCGAGGCGTTCGCGTGCGGCACCGCTGCGGTGATCACGCCGGTCGGGCACGTGAAGAGCGCGGACGGCGAGTTCCCGGTCGCGGACGGCGGATCCGGCGAGGTGACGATGCGGCTGCGCGGCAAGCTGCTCGACATCCAGCACGGTCGCGTCGCCGACGAGCACGGCTGGGTCGTCCGCCTCTGAGGCGGCGGGTTCGGTCGGGGTTCGGGT
It encodes:
- a CDS encoding branched-chain amino acid aminotransferase encodes the protein MSSTLDFDVRPTTNPATAEERAALLVDPGFGRVFTDHMVTIRYAEGKGWYDARLEPYGPISLDPATAALHYGQEIFEGLKVYRHPDGGLGLFRPEQNARRFNRSAARLAMPQLPEELFLESIRVLVERDQEWVPSAPETSLYLRPFMFATDPYLGVRPAQEYLYVLIASPVGAYFPRGVEPVSVWLSTDFTRAAPGGTGEAKCAGNYAASLVAQAQAAAQGCDQVVWLDAIEHKYIEEMGGMNLYFVFDDNTLVTPELNGSLLPGVTRDSILLLAEEFGLRTEVRRISTDEWREAAASGRMTEAFACGTAAVITPVGHVKSADGEFPVADGGSGEVTMRLRGKLLDIQHGRVADEHGWVVRL
- a CDS encoding 3-isopropylmalate dehydrogenase, whose translation is MSTNLAVIGGDGIGPEVVAEGLKVLGAVLPGVSTTEYDLGARRYHATGEVLPDSVQDELAGHDAILLGAVGDPGVPPGVLERGLLLKLRFAFDHFVNLRPARLYPGVSSPLNGVKPGDIDFVVVREGTEGLYVGAGGVLAKGTPREVATEESLNSRSGVERVVRDAYARAAARPRRKLTLVHKNNVLVNAGNLWARTFAEVGKEFPDVATDYLHVDAASMFFITQPQRFDVVVTDNLFGDILTDIAAAISGGIGLAASGNINPTKAFPSMFEPVHGSAPDIAGQGIADPTATILSVSLLLQHLGHTEAATQVENAVADDLAAREPGVPVRTAEVGDRIASRVS